Genomic DNA from Catellatospora sp. TT07R-123:
GCCCGGGTCCTCCAGTTTGATCACTTCGGCGCCGAAGTCGCCGAGCAGCTGGCCGCAGAACGGGCCCGCCAGTAGCGTGCCGGTCTCGATGACCCTGATATCGGATAGTGCCCCAGTCACGGCCGCATCCTATGCTTTGGAAACACCGTTTCGCCAGTGGAACCATGCAGGAAGGAGCACCGTGTCGGAGATCGTCGAGGTCGGGCCCCGCGACGGGCTGCAGAACGAGAAGACGCTGCTGCCCACGGAGGTGAAGGTCGAGTACGTCACCCGTGCGCTCGCGGCGGGCGTACGCCGGATCGAGGCGGTCGCGTTCGCCCACCCGGCCCGCGTGCCGCAGCTGGCCGACGCCGAAGCCGTGCTGGCGGCGCTGCCCCGCCCGGCCGGGGTCTCCTACATCGGCCTGGTCCTCAACCGGCGGGGCCTGGACCGTGCCCTGGCCAGCGCGGGCGTCGACGAGGTCAACTACGTGGTGGTGGCCACCGACGAATTCTCCCAGCGCAACCAGGGCATGGACACCCGCGCCAGCCTGGCCCAGTGGGCGCAGGTCGGCACCGCCGCCCGGCAGGCCGGGCTGCGCACCACGCTGACCATCGCGGCCGCGTTCGGGTGCCCGTTCACCGGCGAGGTCGCCGCCGCGCGCGTACGGGAGATCGCCGAGCTGGGCCTGGACGGGCAGCCCGACGAGATCTGCCTGGCCGACACCATCGGCGCCGGGGTGCCCCGGCAGGTCGCGGCGCTGGCCGAGGCGGTGCGGTCGGTCGCGCCGCAGGTCGCGCTGCGGGCGCACTTCCACAACACCCGCAACACCGGCTACGCCAACGCGATGGCGGCGCTGGAGCACGGGTTCGGGGCGCTGGACGCCAGCACCGGCGGCATCGGCGGCTGCCCGTTCGCCCCGGCCGCCACCGGCAACATCGCCACCGAGGACCTGGCCTGGCTGCTGGCGCGCTCCGGGGTGGCCACCGGCACCGACCCGGCCGCGCTGGCCGATACCGGCACCTGGATCGCCGACCGGCTGGGCATCACCGCGCCCGCGATGCTCGGCCGAGCCGGCCTGTTCCCCGCCCACTGACCCGCACCCGCGGGGCGGGGCGGAGTGGCGGCAGTTTCGGGGAAAGTGCAGGAATCTTGGGCGGTATTCGCGCACTTTCCCCGAAACTGCACGATCATTCCGCAGGCCGGCGCGGCGGCGGCCCTGCGATACCAGGCGATCCGCTGGCGCGACGCCCGCCCGGCCCCGACTGCGGCTCCCGATACCACCGTCGGCCAGCCGTAGGCCACCAGCGGCCGGACCTGGCCGCAGGCGTTCTATGCTGCATCGCGTGGCGAGATCATCTGCGCGGCGGTTGGCGGCACTGGTCGAGGCACCGGGCGACGGTCTGGCCGCGATGCTGCCCGAGGGCCGCCTGGTGTACGGCGGCGAAGGCGGCGACGACCAGCCCGCGCTCTGGGTCGGCGACGGCCCCGCACCGGCCGGGCTGTGGACGGCGCTGCTCGCCGAGCACGAGCGCTCCGGCCTGTGGCCGCTGCTGCTGGACCACCTGAGCGCAGACGCCCGGCGGCCGTGGGACGACGGCGAGCTCTGGCCGGCCGACATGTCCGACCCCGCCGACCTCGACGCCGGAGCGCTGCTGGCCCGGTGGTGGACCGACCACACCGAGATCGACGAGGACGACAACCTGCCGCCGCGGGAGCGGCTCGCGGTGACCGCGCCGTACGGGCAGAGCTGGCCCGGCCTGTCCCCCGCCCTGCCCCAGCGCCACGATCCGCGCCGCCACGCCGCCCTGTGCGCCGCCGAGCTGCTGTCGGCCCGGCGGCACCTGCGCCTGGGCCTGGCCGCCGCCGACCACCCCGCCGACGCGATCACGGCCATCGGCTGGCAGGGCGCGGCCAACTACGCCAACGACACCGCCGAGCTGTCCGCCGTGCTGCGCTCCTGGCAGGACCGGTTCGGCGCGTACGTGATCGGCGTCGGCTTCGCCGAGCTGTACGTCAGCGTCGCCGCCCCGCCCGCCACCGCCGACGAGGCGCTGGGCGTCGCCGCCGAGCACTTCGCCTTCTGCCCCGACAACGTCTGGCAGGGCACGGCCACCGACCTCGCCGAGTACGCCCGGATGCTGGTCGACCAGCCGGTCTGGGCGTTCTGGTGGGACTGACGGCGGCGGCCGCGCCATTAGGCTGAGCCGATGGCCGTACACGAACATGAGCAGCACGCCTCCGCGCGGCTGACGGCGGGCGCGCTGTTCACCGATCCCGCCGGTCGCCCACTGCTGGTGAAGCCCGGCTACAAGCACGGCTGGGAGATTCCCGGCGGCTACGTCGACGCGGGCGAATCGCCGCTGGCCGCGTGCCGCCGCGAGCTCGTCGAGGAGCTGGGGCGTGACCTGCCGGTGAACGGGCAGCCACTGGTCGTGGACTGGGCGCCGCTCGCCCCCGAAGGCGACAAACTGCTGTTCATCTTCGACGGCGGGACCCTGAGCGACGAGGACGTCCGATCGTTCGTCTTCGCCGACGGCGAGATCGAGGAAACCCGGTTCGTCGAAGCCGCCGACCTCGAAGAGTACGTGCCCAAGCGCCTGGCCGACCGGCTGCGGCTCGCGCTGGCCGCCAGGCAGGAGGATCGCTGCGTCTACGCCGAGCACGCCGTCGAGCCGCACTGACCGGGGTCTCGCGGGCGCGGCAGTTGTGACGGCCGGCCCGGCCTGGCCCGGCTGGAGGAGATCGAAGCGGCGTCCTGGTTCGGCCCTCACATCTCGGAAAGGGGGATGTCCAGTCCAGCGGCGAGCAGGATGAGGCCGCCCAAGACGAAGCTGCCGAGCAGACCGAAGACGAATATCGGCTCGCCCACGGCTCGCGTCCGGCCCGCTCTCCCGAGGAGGCCGCCGACCAGCGCCACAGCGAGGACCGCGCCCAGGCCACGGTAGATGTGCGGGTCGATGTCGCCGACATGGATGTTGTCGTCGTAATGGCGCTCAGCCCTGGTATGGGTGATGAACGGGCTTCCGCTCATCCAGATCCACAGCGCGATGTCGAGCGCGACTCCGACCGCGCATCCGATGATCCACTGCCAGCGGGCCGTACGGGCGATGGTGCGCGAGTCATGCTGCACACCCGACACCTTACCGCGAAACATGTCAATATGCCCGGCTCAGCTGGGTCAGCTCGGCGAACAGCTCGCCG
This window encodes:
- a CDS encoding NUDIX hydrolase — its product is MAVHEHEQHASARLTAGALFTDPAGRPLLVKPGYKHGWEIPGGYVDAGESPLAACRRELVEELGRDLPVNGQPLVVDWAPLAPEGDKLLFIFDGGTLSDEDVRSFVFADGEIEETRFVEAADLEEYVPKRLADRLRLALAARQEDRCVYAEHAVEPH
- a CDS encoding hydroxymethylglutaryl-CoA lyase, whose protein sequence is MSEIVEVGPRDGLQNEKTLLPTEVKVEYVTRALAAGVRRIEAVAFAHPARVPQLADAEAVLAALPRPAGVSYIGLVLNRRGLDRALASAGVDEVNYVVVATDEFSQRNQGMDTRASLAQWAQVGTAARQAGLRTTLTIAAAFGCPFTGEVAAARVREIAELGLDGQPDEICLADTIGAGVPRQVAALAEAVRSVAPQVALRAHFHNTRNTGYANAMAALEHGFGALDASTGGIGGCPFAPAATGNIATEDLAWLLARSGVATGTDPAALADTGTWIADRLGITAPAMLGRAGLFPAH
- a CDS encoding DUF4253 domain-containing protein, with the translated sequence MARSSARRLAALVEAPGDGLAAMLPEGRLVYGGEGGDDQPALWVGDGPAPAGLWTALLAEHERSGLWPLLLDHLSADARRPWDDGELWPADMSDPADLDAGALLARWWTDHTEIDEDDNLPPRERLAVTAPYGQSWPGLSPALPQRHDPRRHAALCAAELLSARRHLRLGLAAADHPADAITAIGWQGAANYANDTAELSAVLRSWQDRFGAYVIGVGFAELYVSVAAPPATADEALGVAAEHFAFCPDNVWQGTATDLAEYARMLVDQPVWAFWWD